The Pseudoalteromonas translucida KMM 520 genome segment TTTTTCGCCATTTACAGCCACAATAGTATCATTTATTTTTAACCCTGCCAGCTCTGCTGCAGAGCTTTTAGTAACCGCAGCAATACTAAGTGTGGCTTGTGGTCTAAATGGTACTATACCTAGAGAGCTCAATGGTGGCACGTCTTGCTGATCAAGTTTCCAGCCGTCTAAATTGAGCATTTTTGTTTGCTGCTGATAGTTTTCGTTGCGTACAGTTACTGCAACGCTTTTATCACCTAAACTCGACATAAGCGCAAAAGTTGCGTCTTGCCAGGTGGTAATTTCATCATCACCAATTTTAATAATTTGTTGGCTCGGCATTAATCCCGCTTGCGCTGCACGACTGCCTTCAACCACACTACCAACTACAGGCTTTACCGATTGCACACCCACCATATACATAACGGCAAGTGCAAATATAGCAAATATAAAGTTAGCAACGGGCCCGGCAGCAACAATCGCTATACGCGCTTGTACCGACTTAGCATTAAACGATAAATGGTGCTGATTTGCAGGTACTTCATCAACCCGCTCATCGAGCATTTTTACATAACCACCCAAAGGTATCGCAGCTATAACGTACTCGGTATCGTATTTGTCGCGCCATTTTAGCAATGGTTTACCAAAGCCGATAGAAAAGCGCAGCACTTTAACGCCGGCTTTACGCGCCACCCAAAAGTGGCCGTATTCATGTACTGTAACTAAAATGCCCAGCGCTAAAACAAATGAGCCGAGATTCCAAAAAAAATCGAACATATTAATGCGTCACTTTTGCTATAAAATGCGATGCGCTTAAACGCGCTAACCTATCGCACTCTAAAATTTCATCCAAGCTTTGCACATTGGTGTACGTGGCCGCTTCGAGAGTCTGTGCATTTATTGTGTATATATCGGTAAAACCAATTTCACCATTTAAAAATGCACTTACCGCTATCTCGTTTGCGGCATTCACTGTCGTTGTTGCGCCTTGCCCTGAGCTACACGCATCAATCGCAAGTTGTAAGTTAGGGTAACGAGAAAAGTCAGGTTTAGTGAACGAAAAGTCACTAATATCAGAAAAATTCAACGGTTTAACCCCTGCATTTATGCGCTCAGGGTAAGCTAATGCATGGGCAATGGGGGTACGCATATCAGGATTACCCATTTGCGCTAAAATTGAGCCGTCGTGATACTGCACCATAGAATGAATAATACTCTGTGGATGAATAACCACATCAATATCACTCGGATCGCAGTTAAACAGCCATTTAGCTTCAATAAACTCAAGCCCTTTGTTCATCATAGTGGCCGAATCAACCGATATTTTTTGTCCCATAGACCAATTAGGGTGCGCCACGGCTTCTGCTATGGTTACATCTTTAAGGGTATTTATATCACGGGTTAAAAATGGGCCGCCTGAGCCGGTAAGTAATATTTTACTTACGCCATGAGATTGCAGGTGTTGATCGCCTTGCGCATTTTGTAGTGAATGCGGTAAGCATTGAAAAATAGCGTTATGTTCACTGTCTATTGGGAGCAATGTTGCTTTGTGTTGTTTTACTTTATCGATAAACAACTGACCCGACATAACTAATGATTCTTTATTGGCGAGCAGTACTTTTTTTCCAGCCTCTACTGCGCTTAGTGTCGGTAATAATCCGGCAGCGCCGACAATTGCCGACATGACAGCATCAACTTCTGGATGCGCACACAACTCGCTCATAGCCTGCTCACCATACATAACCTGCGTTTTGCATGGTGTCTTACTTAAATATAACGACAATTGCTCAGCAGCGCTTTGTGTTGCCATAACGCCATAACGCGGCTGATGCGCAATGCATAGCTCAGCCATTTTTTTAGCATTTTGCCCAGCAGCTAATGCAAAAACACTAAACTGCTGACTATTCATTGCCACAACATCTAAGGTATTAAGGCCAATAGAGCCTGTAGCCCCTAAAATTACCAGTTGCTGCTTTTTACTCATAAACTCAAAGTCCACGCATAACACATTACAAACATAGGTGCGGCTGCGGTTAGGCTATCAATACGATCTAAAATTCCGCCATGCCCTGGCAGGCAATTACCGCTGTCTTTAAGTCCTGCTTCGCGTTTAAACATACTTTCTAGCAAATCACCCACCGCTGAAAACAAGGCAATAAACACAGTCATAATGGCGTAAATTGGCCATACGATTAAATCTACGTCGGTAAAATGACAAAATGTAAGCACAAATATAACTGCAGCGACAACGCCGCCGGCTAAACCTTCAATAGTTTTATTTGGGCTTACTTTTGGCATGAGCTTACGCTTACCAAAACTTTTACCGGTAAAATAGGCACCAATATCGGCGCTCCATACAATTCCTAAAACCACTAAAATAAGCATAGAACCAAAATGACTAGATTCTGTATATTGCGCACTGCGCAGCGTATTTAGGGCTAACCATAAAGGCACTAGTGTTAGTAATCCGGCAATACCGCGCATTACTATGCCTTCGTTCCATGCTTTAGCCATTTCTGGGTAGCGCCATACTAAATAACTAGCAACAATCCACCATGCAAACGACAGCGTAAATAAGTAATTTGCATCACCTACTAATTTGCCATCTTGCCAAAGTGATTCGATTGGCCAGTGCAAGTTTAGTAACGCTAGCAAAGCGGCAACTAAAAGCACAAAAGCGCTGCGCTTAAGTTTATTGCACAGCCCCATAAAAGCAGACCATTCCCATGCGCCCATTAATACAATTGCACCCGCAAAATAACTAAATAATGTCAGTGGGGTGTAAAAAACCAAAGCAAGCGCTAATGGTGCTAGCACGAGTGAGGTTAGAATGCGTTGTTTTAACAAAATTATGACCCTTATTCTATTTAGGTTTGAGCGAGTAATTGTTTTATTTGTTCGCCCGTACAACCAAATCGTCGCTCTCTGGCAACGTAACACGCTATGGCCTCAGCAAATGCTGCTTCATTAAAATCAGGCCACAGTGTGTCGGTAAAGTAAAGTTCAGCGTAAGCTGCTTGCCAGAGTAAAAAGTTACTAATTCTGACATCGCCACCAGTACGAATTAGTAAATCAGGCTCGGCCTGATCTGCCATACTCATGTACTGTGCTATACGCTCTTCTGTAATATCGGCTGGGTCTAATTGCCCCTGTGCAACTTGCTCTGCAAGTTGTTTAGCAGCATTAGCCATATCCCAACGTCCACCGTAATTTGCAGCAACATTTAAATGCAGCCCGGTATTATTTGCTGTAAGCTTTTGAGCAGTATCTACTTTACTGCGTAAGCTTTCAGAAAACCGCGATAAGTCTCCAATAATGGTCAGTTTTACATTGTTTTTATGCAGCTTTTTAACTTCTTTACTAAGAACAAATAAAAAAAGCTCCATTAACGTTTTTACTTCGTCTTCAGGTCGACGCCAGTTCTCACTACTAAAAGCAAATAAGGTTAACGATTGTATCCCTAATTTAGTACAAAACTGTACAGATTGACGAACTGCGTCCACACCTTTTTTATGCCCAAACACACGCGGTCTATTTCTGGCTTGCGCCCAACGCCCGTTACCATCCATGATGATAGCTACATGTTTAGGTAAACATTGCTGTGAAATTGTGTCAGCATCTAGAACCATAAATATTGAGTATTCCATAAAAAAACGCCGCCTAGTATACCCCAGCCGGCGTTTCAAAACTAATATATTTAACCTGTACTCGGGATAATAAATCTATTTCAAGTAGCTACTTTTAACGCTAACTGCGTTGAATTTACTTGCAATAGGCTAAAACTCTTAGCCCAAGTGCAGCGTATTAGTTTCTTAGATTTCCATCAACTCAGCTTCTTTTGCTGCTAATTGAGTATCCATTTCTTTAATGAATTTATCGGTCATCTTTTGAATTGCTTCTTCAGCTTGACGCGCTTCATCTTCAGAAATATCTTTATCTTTCAATAAGTTTTTAAAATCGCCATTGGCGTCACGACGAATGTTACGTACTGCAACACGACCGCCTTCAACTTCACCGCGAACAATTTTAATTAAATTTTTACGACGTTCTTCAGTCAATGCTGGCAATGGTACACGAATAACTGAACCTGCCGACATAGGATTTAAACCTAAGTCAGATGCCATTATTGCTTTTTCTACCGCTTGCGCAAGTGACTTGTCAAATACACCAATAGCCAGTGTACGTGAATCTTCAATTGTTACGTTAGCAACTTGGTTTAACGGTGTTGGCGAGCCATAATACGACACCATAATACCATCTAGCAATGCAGGATGAGCACGACCAGTACGAATCTTAGATAACTGGCTGCCCAGTGCTGCTACACTCTTTTGCATGCGCTCTTGCGCATCTTTTTGAATATCGTTAATCACAGTTTAATCCTAATCTATTTAATTACTTCATCTGAGGCTTGTGAAGAAATAAGGGTTCCCTCTTCTTCACCCATAATAACACGTTTTAATGCGCCTGATTTATTCATATTAAATACGCTCAATGGCATATTATGATCGCGTGCTAATGTAAATGCCGCTAAATCCATTACTTTCAATTCTTTTTCAATTATCTCATTGTAACTTAAATGACGATAAAGTGTCGCATCTGGATTTTTAACTGGGTCATCGCTGTAAACGCCATCTACTTTAGTCGCTTTAATTACCGTATCGGCTTCAATTTCGATACCACGTAAACAGGCTGCTGAGTCGGTAGTAAAAAATGGGTTACCCGTACCGGCTGCAAAAATAACTACGCGGCCCGTTTTTAATAAACTAATTGCTTCAGCCCAATTGTACGCATCACACATACCATGAAGTGGAATAGCCGACATTAAACGACAGTTTACAAATGCACGGTGCAGCGCATCACGCATTGCCAAGCCGTTCATTACGGTTGCAAGCATACCCATGTGATCGCCAACAACACGATTCATGCCTGCTTCTGCTAACGAGCCACCGCGTAAAAAATTTCCACCGCCAATAACTAAACCCACTTCTACGTCGAGCTCTACGAGCTCTTTAATTTCTTGAGCCATACGGTCTAACACTTTAGGGTCGATGCCAAAGCCTTCATCTCCCATTAAAGCTTCACCGCTTAATTTGAGAAGAACGCGTCTAAAAATAGGTTTACGATTGATAGTCATAGTATTGGGGCCAACTTTTATAAAAAATGGATAAAAAATAACCGCGCTTATGTTAAACATAAAAGCGCGGTTATTTTAAAGAATTTCTAGCTGTGAAGCAAAAGCAAATAACACATTAATTGCATGTCTTTTTTACTCCCTACACAAATAGTTAATCTTATTTAGCTTTAGCAGCAGCGATTTGTGCAGCAACTTCAGCAGCAAAATCTTCTTCTTTTCTTTCGATACCTTCACCAACTTCTACACGTACGAAGCTAGTAACTGTTGCGTTTTTCTCTTTAAGAATTTCGCCAACAGTTTTCTTAGGTTCCATGATGAAAGCTTGACCAGTAAGAGAAACCTCACCAGTGAATTTTTTCATGCGGCCAACAACCATCTTCTCAGCGATTTCAGCAGATTTGCCTTCATTCATCGCGATTTCGATTTGTACTTGTTGTTCTTTAGCTACAACATCAGCAGGAACGTCTGAAGGAGTTAAGTACTCAGGGCTTGATGCAGCAACGTGCATTGCAACGTGCTTAAGTGTTTCTTCATCAGCAACACCAGCAACAACAACACCAATACGATCGCCATGACGGTACTCAACTAGGTTTTCACCTGTGATGTACTGTAGACGACGTACGTTAATGTTTTCGCCAATTTTAGTTACTAGCTCAACGCGTGCTTCTTCAAACTTAGCTTGTAAGTCTTCGATAGTCACAGTGTCTGCAATTGCAGCTTCTGCTACTTTATCAGCAAACGCTAAAAAGCTTACGTCTTTAGCTACGAAGTCTGTTTGACAGTTAACTTCAACTAGCACTGCAACATTACCATTTTTCTTGATAATGATAGCGCCTTCAGCAGCGATATTGCCTGCTTTTTTAGCTGCTTTAGCCGCGCCACTTTTACGCATGTTTTCAATCGCTAACTCGATGTCGCCATCAGTTTCAGTTAACGCTTTTTTACAATCCATCATGCCAGCGCCAGTACGCTCGCGTAATTCTTTAACTAGGGCAGTAGTTACAGCCATTAGTAATTCCTCAAATCTGAATCAGGTTTAGATAAGCGGGTTACCCGCTCTACAAGAATAGCAAGTCTTCACCTTTAAAAGATGAAGACTTGAAGACAGCTAATTACTCAGCTTCTACGAAATCGTCTTTTTCAGCTTGAGCAACAAGTGTGTTCTCACGGCCTTCAGTGATCGCAGTTGCAACAGCGTTAGTGTAAAGACTTACCGCACGGATAGCATCATCGTTACCAGGTACGATGAAATCAACGCCATCTGGGTTCGAGTTAGTATCAACAATTGCAACAACCGGAATACCTAGGTTGTTAGCTTCACGGATAGCAATGTGCTCGTGGTCAGCATCAATAACGAAAAGCGCGTCTGGAAGACCGCCCATGTTCTTGATTCCGCCAAGGCTCTTTTCAAGCTTTTCCATTTCGCGGTTAAGCATTAACGTTTCTTTCTTAGTTAACTTCTCGAAAGTACCGTCTTGGCTTTGTATTTCAAGGTCTTTAAGACGCTTGATTGATTGACGAACTGTTTTCCAGTTAGTCAACATGCCACCTAACCAACGGTGGTTTACATAGTACTGGTCGCTTGCGATTGCAGATTCTTTCACTGCTTCGCTTGCTGCACGCTTAGTACCAACGAAAAGAACTTTACCTTTGTTTGCAGCAGCACCAGATAAAAACTTAAGTGCAGTGTTGAACATTGGTACAGTTTGCTCAAGGTTGATGATATGTACACGGTTACGTGTGCCGAAGATGAAAGGCTTCATCTTAGGGTTCCAGTAACGTGCTTGGTGACCAAAGTGAACACCAGCTTGAAGCATATCGCGCATTGAAACGTTTGCCATTTTATAGATCCTCTATAGTTGTTTAGGGTTAGGCCTCCACATATCCCATAGCACCAACACCGAAGTATTTAAACTTCTAATGCACCCAAGTGTATGTGACGATACGTGTGTGTGTTAAAATAAAATTGTGTTTGCCTTAAATACAAAAAATCATTAAAGAATTTATTTGTAAAAAGACGGCGCGCTTTATACCATATTAAAATTAAATACTCAACATCGCGTGCAAAAATTGTGCGACGATAAATGTTCAAAACTCAACTTTGGAGCTTCAATGAGCGCTATTATTAAGACCCCTGAAGAAATAGAGAAAATGCGCGTAGCTGGGCGCTTAGCGGCAGATGTACTTGAAATGATCGGCCCATATGTAGTGCCGGGCGTGACCACCGATGAGCTAAATACAATTTGTCATGATTATATTGTTAATGTGCAACAAGCAATCCCTGCTCCATTAAATTATCATGGTTTTCCAAAATCAGTTTGTACCTCAGTAAACCATGTTATTTGCCATGGTATTCCAAACGAAAAGCCATTAAAAGATGGCGACAGTATTAATATTGACGTTACCATAATTAAAGATGGCTACCACGGCGACACGTCTAAAATGTTCCATGTTGGTACTCCTAACATTCAAGGTAAACGCCTTGCAGAAGTGACGCAAGAAAGCTTATACCTTGCCATTAAAATGGTAAAACCAGGTGTGCGTTTAGGCGATATTGGCGAAGCGATTCAAAAATATGCCGAAAGCTTCAACTACTCAATTGTTCGTGAATACTGTGGCCATGGTATTGGCGCAGGGTTTCACGAAGAGCCACAAGTAATGCACTATGGCAAAGCAGGTACTGGTGAAGTATTAAAAGCCGGTATGTGTTTAACTATTGAGCCTATGGTCAATGCGGGCAAACGCCAATGTAAACTCCTTAAAGATGATTGGACTGTGGTTACACGTGACCGTAGTTTGTCAGCCCAGTGGGAACATACTTTGTTAGTAACTGAAAATGGTGTTGAAATTTTAACGCTACGATCAGATGATACAATCGACAGGATCATTGAGCATTAAAATACCCGTTCAACTTGATAGCTATTTATTTATCAAAATGAACTCGTATAAATAAGGAATCAGCCCCGGTGGCATTACCCAACAAAGTAAAAAAGTTGCTTAGCGACGCAGAGCAACTGAGTGATTATCGCGATTGTTCTAGCTATTTTTATAAATGGCTTTTTAATGAGTTTTCTAAACAACCGGTTGGTAATTTAATTAATGCCAGGGCTGAATTCATAGATCGTTTGCTGATCAAACTGTTTCATGTTTATGATTTGGCGCACGAACCCGACCTAGCACTTATAGCCGTAGGTGGTTATGGCCGAGGTGAGTTGCACCCCTACTCCGACATCGACTTTTTACTGCTAGTAACACAGCAACCAAACGCTGAAATTAGCGAAAAAATAGGTCAGTTTGTTACCATGCTTTGGGATCTCAATTTAGAGATTGGCCACAGTGTTCGCACTATAGCGCAAGCCATAGAGCAAAAGCGTGAAGACGTTACCTTTGCCACCAGCTTATTAGAAAGCCGGCTTATTTTTGGTAATCATATAGAATTTGAAAAGCTAAAAAACCACATAATTGACACGCCAGTGTGGCGCTCAAATGAGTTTTTTTTAGCCAAAGTACAAGAGCAACATTTACGCCACCGAAAATGCCACGGCACAGCGTATAATCTCGAACCTAACATAAAAGAAAATCCCGGTGGCCTGCGCGATCTGCAAACCATTATTTGGGTTGCTAAAAAGCACTTTAGAGCAGAAACCCTACAAGAGCTTATTAGCCATGGCTACCTTACCCACGAAGAGTTTCAAGAGCTTTCTGAATGCCTAGAAAACTTATGGAATATTCGTTTTGCGCTGCATTTGGCTGCAGGGCGCTCAGAAAACCGCTTACTGTTTGATCACCAACCGCAAGCCGCCGAAATTTTGGGCTTTGGTAGCGATGGTAAATCGTCGGTTGAGCGCATGATGAAACGCTTGTTCAGAATAATGAGCCGCGTACGTGAGCTAAACCTGATGCTGCTGGCGTACTTTGAGCAAAGTATTTCGCCAAAACACCATCAACCCATTATTCAAGAGCTTGATCGCAATTTTGAGCGTATTGGTAATCAAATTAAAGTAAAAAGCCCATCGGTATTTTTTAGACGCGATCAGCTTTTCATGTTATTTGAGCACATTGCCGAC includes the following:
- the rseP gene encoding sigma E protease regulator RseP translates to MFDFFWNLGSFVLALGILVTVHEYGHFWVARKAGVKVLRFSIGFGKPLLKWRDKYDTEYVIAAIPLGGYVKMLDERVDEVPANQHHLSFNAKSVQARIAIVAAGPVANFIFAIFALAVMYMVGVQSVKPVVGSVVEGSRAAQAGLMPSQQIIKIGDDEITTWQDATFALMSSLGDKSVAVTVRNENYQQQTKMLNLDGWKLDQQDVPPLSSLGIVPFRPQATLSIAAVTKSSAAELAGLKINDTIVAVNGEKISSWQQLVNLITQSANKSLQFSVKRQDTIKIISVTPQGRVDAQGIEQGFLGVAPIVEKWPQGYIETRHYGPLDSIVRGSKETWRLITLSFDMIGNLITGQISVKNLSGPVGIAVGAGTSVSYGFVAFLSFLALISVNLGVFNLLPLPVLDGGHLMYYIIELFRKKPVSEKTQEFGFKVGALLLIFLTCFALFNDVSRLSF
- the ispC gene encoding 1-deoxy-D-xylulose-5-phosphate reductoisomerase — translated: MSKKQQLVILGATGSIGLNTLDVVAMNSQQFSVFALAAGQNAKKMAELCIAHQPRYGVMATQSAAEQLSLYLSKTPCKTQVMYGEQAMSELCAHPEVDAVMSAIVGAAGLLPTLSAVEAGKKVLLANKESLVMSGQLFIDKVKQHKATLLPIDSEHNAIFQCLPHSLQNAQGDQHLQSHGVSKILLTGSGGPFLTRDINTLKDVTIAEAVAHPNWSMGQKISVDSATMMNKGLEFIEAKWLFNCDPSDIDVVIHPQSIIHSMVQYHDGSILAQMGNPDMRTPIAHALAYPERINAGVKPLNFSDISDFSFTKPDFSRYPNLQLAIDACSSGQGATTTVNAANEIAVSAFLNGEIGFTDIYTINAQTLEAATYTNVQSLDEILECDRLARLSASHFIAKVTH
- a CDS encoding phosphatidate cytidylyltransferase, whose protein sequence is MLKQRILTSLVLAPLALALVFYTPLTLFSYFAGAIVLMGAWEWSAFMGLCNKLKRSAFVLLVAALLALLNLHWPIESLWQDGKLVGDANYLFTLSFAWWIVASYLVWRYPEMAKAWNEGIVMRGIAGLLTLVPLWLALNTLRSAQYTESSHFGSMLILVVLGIVWSADIGAYFTGKSFGKRKLMPKVSPNKTIEGLAGGVVAAVIFVLTFCHFTDVDLIVWPIYAIMTVFIALFSAVGDLLESMFKREAGLKDSGNCLPGHGGILDRIDSLTAAAPMFVMCYAWTLSL
- a CDS encoding isoprenyl transferase, translated to MEYSIFMVLDADTISQQCLPKHVAIIMDGNGRWAQARNRPRVFGHKKGVDAVRQSVQFCTKLGIQSLTLFAFSSENWRRPEDEVKTLMELFLFVLSKEVKKLHKNNVKLTIIGDLSRFSESLRSKVDTAQKLTANNTGLHLNVAANYGGRWDMANAAKQLAEQVAQGQLDPADITEERIAQYMSMADQAEPDLLIRTGGDVRISNFLLWQAAYAELYFTDTLWPDFNEAAFAEAIACYVARERRFGCTGEQIKQLLAQT
- the frr gene encoding ribosome recycling factor — encoded protein: MQKSVAALGSQLSKIRTGRAHPALLDGIMVSYYGSPTPLNQVANVTIEDSRTLAIGVFDKSLAQAVEKAIMASDLGLNPMSAGSVIRVPLPALTEERRKNLIKIVRGEVEGGRVAVRNIRRDANGDFKNLLKDKDISEDEARQAEEAIQKMTDKFIKEMDTQLAAKEAELMEI
- the pyrH gene encoding UMP kinase, with the protein product MTINRKPIFRRVLLKLSGEALMGDEGFGIDPKVLDRMAQEIKELVELDVEVGLVIGGGNFLRGGSLAEAGMNRVVGDHMGMLATVMNGLAMRDALHRAFVNCRLMSAIPLHGMCDAYNWAEAISLLKTGRVVIFAAGTGNPFFTTDSAACLRGIEIEADTVIKATKVDGVYSDDPVKNPDATLYRHLSYNEIIEKELKVMDLAAFTLARDHNMPLSVFNMNKSGALKRVIMGEEEGTLISSQASDEVIK
- the tsf gene encoding translation elongation factor Ts, with the translated sequence MAVTTALVKELRERTGAGMMDCKKALTETDGDIELAIENMRKSGAAKAAKKAGNIAAEGAIIIKKNGNVAVLVEVNCQTDFVAKDVSFLAFADKVAEAAIADTVTIEDLQAKFEEARVELVTKIGENINVRRLQYITGENLVEYRHGDRIGVVVAGVADEETLKHVAMHVAASSPEYLTPSDVPADVVAKEQQVQIEIAMNEGKSAEIAEKMVVGRMKKFTGEVSLTGQAFIMEPKKTVGEILKEKNATVTSFVRVEVGEGIERKEEDFAAEVAAQIAAAKAK
- the rpsB gene encoding 30S ribosomal protein S2 is translated as MANVSMRDMLQAGVHFGHQARYWNPKMKPFIFGTRNRVHIINLEQTVPMFNTALKFLSGAAANKGKVLFVGTKRAASEAVKESAIASDQYYVNHRWLGGMLTNWKTVRQSIKRLKDLEIQSQDGTFEKLTKKETLMLNREMEKLEKSLGGIKNMGGLPDALFVIDADHEHIAIREANNLGIPVVAIVDTNSNPDGVDFIVPGNDDAIRAVSLYTNAVATAITEGRENTLVAQAEKDDFVEAE
- the map gene encoding type I methionyl aminopeptidase gives rise to the protein MCDDKCSKLNFGASMSAIIKTPEEIEKMRVAGRLAADVLEMIGPYVVPGVTTDELNTICHDYIVNVQQAIPAPLNYHGFPKSVCTSVNHVICHGIPNEKPLKDGDSINIDVTIIKDGYHGDTSKMFHVGTPNIQGKRLAEVTQESLYLAIKMVKPGVRLGDIGEAIQKYAESFNYSIVREYCGHGIGAGFHEEPQVMHYGKAGTGEVLKAGMCLTIEPMVNAGKRQCKLLKDDWTVVTRDRSLSAQWEHTLLVTENGVEILTLRSDDTIDRIIEH